The window CACCTTCGCGCCGAGAGTCAGCAGCCATTGAGTGAGCCATGCGCCCTTGAACCCCGTATGACCAGTGACGAGGACTCGCTTCCCCTTGTAGATATCGAATGCGGTGTTCACAAAGCGTGACGAGTCACCAGACTTTCCAGGGGGCTTTGGCGGTTTCCCAAAGGTTGTTTAGTAGCGTGAACTCCATAAAGGTGTCCATTGGCTGCCAGAATCCTTCGTGCCGATATGCATGAAGCTGCCCGTCGGTGGTCAATTTTTTCATCGGGGCCTGCTCCAGCATCACGCTGGGGTCGTCGGGCAGGTAATCGAAGAGGCGGCGGCTGCACGCCATGTATCCGCCATTGATATAGCCACCTTCCGCCTGGGGTTTTTCGTTGAAACCGGAGACGGTGGAGTCGCTGGTAATGCCGAGCTCTCCGAATCGTCCCGGCGGATGGACGGCCGTAAGAGTGCAGACCTTCCCGGCCCGGTGATGTGTTTCGATCAATCGCGGGATGTCGACGTTGCCGACGCCATCGCCATACGTCAGAAGGAATGTTTCGTCATTACCCAGATACCTTTCAATGAGACGGATGCGATATGCCGTCATGGAATTTTCGCCCGTGTCGCAGAGGGTGACCTTCCAGTCCTCCTCCTCGTGACGATTGTGGAACTGTATCGAGGACTCTCTGCCCAGGCAGAGCGTGGTATCGCATGTGTGCCAGAGATAGTTGCGGAAGTAGTCCTTGATCATTTCGCCCTTATATCCCAGACAAAGGATGAACTCTTTATACCCGTAATGGGCATAGGTCTTCATGATGTGCCACAGGATCGGGCGATTACCGATGGGAACCATCGGCTTGGGACGGTATTCCGTTTCTTCCCGCAAGCGCGTGCCTTTTCCTCCGCAGAGAATCACTACTTTCATATCGAGTCAGGGGTGCCAGGGTTTATGGGCATCGGCGGAGTAGCTGCCTGATGGCATGCTGCCGCCCTTGGTCGTTTCTCGAGGAAAAAACCAAATGGAAATGCCGAAGATGGGGTGTTTCTCCGCATGGGCGGAGGGGATGCTCTAGGTGCCTTGGAGCAGCCGTTGAACAAAGGGGAGGACGGAAGCGCCGCGTTTGTGCCACTGGGTGATCCTTTGCAGCCGGACCTGGGCCTCGGATTTTCGAGGTTCGGGCAATTGAGCAACCATATCTTCCATCTGAGCAAGGCGTTCATTGCCCGCAGTCAGTCGTGGGATCACCCGGCTTTGGAGGAAGCCCGCTATCAGGGGCTTGAGTTCCATGCGGGCTTGGTAGGTGTGAGTGCGGCTACGCTCCTCTTTGGTGCGCCGAATGGCTCCCAGATGCTCGAGTTGGCGCAAACCCTGGCTGGCTGTTCCTTTACTAACTCCGAGGCGTGCAACGATTTCCTCCATGGAAAGGGGGATCGGCGACCAGAAGAGCAGCCCATAGATGGTTCCCAGGGAGCGAGGATTTCCGAATAGGTCGGCCAGTTCCTCGAACAAAAAGATGAACTCGCGTTCAAGCGCGGCTTCGGACTGAGCTGGGGGAGTCGCAGGCGTGCTCACCAGAGGAAACTTACTCAGGCCCTTTGAAAATTCAATTCAAAATGAACTGTTTTTCTGAATCGGGTCGGAGAGCCAAAATGCGTTGCTCTTGGCTAGGAGATTTCGTCGTTGGGAAAGACTGGTGGTGTCGTGCCCGATCTGGCGGCGAGAAGGAAACGCTCGCTGAAATCCAAGGCTTCACCGATTACGGTCTCCATGTCCATATACCGGTAGGTTGCGAGACGGCCAAGGAAAGAGACATTGGTCAGGGCCTCCGCGAGCGAGCGGTATTTTGCGAGGAGGCGTTTATCGGCCGCCAGCCGTTTAGGATAGTACGGTGTGTCGAGAGGACCGGTTTCCTTGCTGAACTCGCGGAAAACAACAGTTCTCTCGTGACTTTCCCAAGGGGTGAAGTGTTTGTGCTCATGCATCCGGGTCCATGGGATGGCAGGGTCGGGGTAGTTGAGTACAGCTGCGCCCTGGTAGTCGCCCTCGGCATCGATTTTCTCAAACTCGATCGTCCGGTAGCCGAGCCGTCCCTCGCTGTATTGGAAGAATGCATCGATGGGACCCGTGTAGAAATAATGGTCGTACTTTGGCGAGGCCAGTTCGGAGGGATCAAACCTCGTCTGGAGATGCACTTTAATGGCGGGGTGATCGAGGATCCCCTGGACGATGTCGGAGTAGCCATTCTCGGGGATGCCCTGGTACTCTTTATCGTAGTAATTGTCGTCGTAATTGAACCGCACCGGGAGACGTTTGAGGACGGCGGCGGGAAGCTCTCGGGGCTCGCAGCCCCATTGCTTTTTGGTATATCCGTAGAAGAAAGCCTCATACAGCTCCCGCCCAAGCATCTTGAGGGCCTGCTCCTCAAAGTTTGCCGGTTCCGAGATGGATGGATCTCCCAGTTTAGCGACAAACTCCCGAGCCTCGGTCGGGCTGAAGGTTTTCTGGAAGAACAGATTGATGGTAAGGAGGTTAATAGGGAGAGGGAAGACCCCATCCGAGGTAACCGCTTTTACACGGTTGATGAAAGGTCGCATCACGCCGAAGCGGTTGACATAATCCCATACCCGGCGGCTGTTGGTGTTGAAAATATGCGGGCCGTAGTGATGGACCATCACGCCAGAGGTCTCATCGCGCGATGTATGGCAGTTGCCAGCGATGTGATCGCGCGTGTCGATGACGTCGATAGTGCAAGGAAGCTCCTCGGCAAGTTGGCGGGCAGTGACTGCCCCGGAGAAGCCTGCGCCAATCACCAGGAATCTATGTGACCGAGGGGAGTTGTTCGAAAGCTCTTCGATGCGAGGCTGGTTCATAGATGAGAGATGTCCGAAAAGAGGAGCAGCATCCGTCATTGGCGGCTAGGTAAAAATGGGCATGGTCAAAAAGCTGCCATATGCATGCGGCGCCGGTCGGGAGGATCTGGCGACTTGAGAGGCGCAAACGACTTGGGGATTCCAACTGGAGCGATTTCTGCCTAACCGTGATGTTTCCATGCGGGTGTTTGTTGCCATTTTGTGTGCGCTGGCCATTTGTGTCGGTCAGTATTTTACGGGGAGTGGCATGCGTCCCGTGCTGGCATTTCCAAGTTATGCGATCCTCGCGATTGCCGGCTTGCTGAGCCTGCCAAAGATTTGGAATCGATCTTTTGTCCTGCCTCGGTGGGAGTGTTCTCTTTTCGCAGGGGGATTCATTCTTTGGCTGCTTTTGCGTCAGAGCGCTCCGGATGGGACGTGGATGGCTGGGGGATTTTTCCGACTCACATTGGCCTGCGCGGTGATGTATTTGATCGTTGGGGGATCGATGAATACTCCTGGAAGCCGAGTGATCTTCCTTTCGATCCTGATGGTGGATGGCGTCATCCAGGCCGCCATCGGATTTGCCCAGTTCGGAGGGCTGCTGGGAAGATGCCCTCAAGGATGGGTCTCCGAGTTTCATCGGATGTATCTGGATAGTCCTCTCGCTTTGCCCGGACAGATCATGCGGCGGGCGCACGGGCTATATCAGAACCCCAATCATCTCGCATGGTTTCTGAATGCAATCGGCCTGTTTGCGATTTCCCTTGCTTGCCTGGGGCGAGGCAGGGCGTGGCAAAAGGTGATCTTTGCATACGCTGGCATTGTTTGTCTGGTAGGCGGATTGCTTTGCCTAAGCCGCGGCGGGGTTATCGCCTTGATTGCGGGCTCGATATGTTTAGTCGGACTCGCCATCACGGCGCTGGTTGCCAGTGGAAGCGGGCGTCGGTGGGCTGTTTCTTCCCTACTGATAGCTGCCATCGTCATCCCGGCCACAATTGTGATCGTCTTTGCCAGTCAATCCGTAACCTTCCAGGCGAGGGCGACCCAACTGCTGTCCGATGACTACCGGTCGAGACTTTCGCTGACCTCGTTACGCCATTTGCAGGTATCTCCATTGTTCGGGACAGGAGCCGGGACTTACATCGACTACAGTCGGTTATATCGCGATGGCTCCACCGAGCGGGATGATTACCAGGCTCATAACGATTGGTTGCAGATTTCCGGAGAGTACGGGTTTGTGGCGCTGTTTTTATTCCTGTTCGCTGTGGCGCTGCACATGCGCTCCGGTTGGATCGGATATCTCTCCGCTCTCCGGACACGTCTGGCGTTGGGGAGTTTACCACAGAGTAATTCATCTGCGGTTTTGATGGGGGCGCTATCTGGGGCCACGATGTTTGGAGTACACTCCCTGTTTGATTTCAACCTGCAGGTCGCTTCGAATGCACTATTGGCGGCCGCAGTGGCTGGAATGTTGGCTGGGCAGCCTCAGTCTGGCGGGGAGGGGCGGCAGCCCACCTCTTCACGGATTGGCCGGTACCTCTACGGAGGCGCCCTTGGGGCTGTCTCACTCGGGTTGATTTTGTCTCTTTGGAGCTCGCGTAGTGAGGTGTGGACCTTGATCGCGGAAAATGGCGTGATCGATGGCAATTTGGGCAGCGCAAGCTTGAGTGCGGAAAAAGCACTCTCCATCGGACCCAAAAACGCATGGACCCAGTTTGTTGCCGGAGGTGTGGCTTCCGCCAATGCCGAGAGTCTCAAAGGGGCGGGTCGACAAGAGGAGGTGGCGCTGTCTCGGGAGCGGTTTCTCGAGGCTGCACGGCTGGCTGAGACAGAGCGAGTGTTTCATACCTCGCTTGTGTACGTGGCTTTGGGCAGTGGAGATCTGGACTTGGCCGAAAAGGAGGCTGTCGATGTCATTCGCAGAGATCCCTTGCGGCCCGTCGGGTGGGAGCAGTTGGGCGTGATAGCCCAACAAAAAGGCGATATGCCTTCCGCCCTGCGTTATTACGGGATAGCATCGAGCTTGACCGGGACATCCCTCGACAGGGAAAAATTGAAGGAGCTTCAGGACCGGGTGCGGGCTCGGGCGCTGGAGGCGAGGTAAGAAATGTTTGCGTAACTGGAAAGTTGCGCTACAACGCCCGCATGGTTTCAAAAAATGCTGCTCCCCGACTCGCAGCGCTGGCCGTGCTTGGGTATGCGCTCGGCTTTGTTGCGTCTCCTGCGCGTGCTCAGGTGAGTTTTTACAGTGCTCCGCCACCGGCTGATTTTGGCGGTGGGCTGGGCAATCCTACGACTATCCCGACTTCCTTGAGCGAGGCGGAGGCTCCTGCGCCGGATGAGAATGCGACTGGCTCCGCTGCTCCTTCCGGAGGTTCATCGGATGGGAAATCCTCTCTTGGGACCGGGCTTTTCTCCAAACTGCCGATTGATTTCACCTTTGCGGTCCGTGAAGGCTTCGATGACAACTTGTTCACTACGAAGAACAATACGGATAGCAGTTTCTACACAAACTGGGCTGCTGGAGCATATTACACATTTGGTACGCCTCGCTTGCAGCTGCAGACGAGCCTGGGTGGCGGCATCACGTACTACTACACCCGCCCGGGTGACAAGGTCGACTTTAACGGGAACTACAGCCTGAGCGCGGTGTATCTTGCGACTCCTCGCCTCACGCTGTCGATCAACTCGACGACAGCTTATCTCTCCCAGCCCGACACCAATATCGTCGGTGGTACGAACCGTCAGGATGGCGACTACATGTATTCCAATACGGTGCTCACGGGCTCGTATCAGTGGAGCCAGAAATTCTCAACGGTCACCAGCTACAATTTCAATGTTATCTACTACATGGATAGCAACTTGAACCAGAATCAGGGCCGCATTGAGCAGACAATCGGGCAATCGGCTCGCTGGTTGCTCCTGCCCAAGACCACGGTGGTGGCGGAGTATCGAGCCAATCCGGTGACCTACTTTGACGCGGATCTCAATGTTTTTAACAATTTCTTCCTCGTTGGTTTTGATCAGGTCTTCAACCCGCGTTTCACGTGGTCTGCCCGTGGCGGTATGCAGGTTGGCTTTGACCAGAATCCTGATGATGGCGACTCGGTTTACGTTGGGCCTTACGGAGAGAGCACGCTGACTTATCAGTTTGGTCGCTCTTCGTCGATTTCCTGGATGATGCGCTATGGCACGGAGGCCTCGGGCTTGAATAACGTGACTCAGCGCCAGACGTTCCGCACAGGTTTGAGTCTTGCCCATGCTTTCACTCGTCGCATCTCGATGACGTTGGGGGTCAATTATCAGGCGAACTACTACGACCAAAACAACGTGATCTCTTCCTACTACGAAAATGTTTTCGACGTCGCGGTGGGGGCATCCTATCAGATCAATCGGCACTGGTCGCTCTCGACTGGATATCAGTTCACCGCTGACGTCGCGCCGCAGGCCGAGTACCGGGAATATACGCGCAATGTCGTATACATCGGGGCGAATCTGGCATTTTAGTTGCCTCGCCAATTGATTTTCCCCTGTCAGGCTGTAGCATAGCCTTCACCCCTTTCTGCCCAAATGAGTTTAGAGTCACCGGACAGCGGCGAAATCAAGCTGCATTTCCTTGATTATTGGAGAGTTATCCGTGTCCGGTTGCCTCTGATTATCCTCGTGTTGCTGCTGGTGGTTATCACCGCAGGCGTGGTCACCTATTTCATGCCGAAGCAGTATGCTTCGACTGTCACCATGCAGATCCGGCAGAATGACAAGGTTCTGCAGGTGTTTGGCCAGGGCGGGGTGCAAGGGCTTGATCCTCGCTTTTTGGCGACGCAGTTCGAAATCATCCAGCGGAAAGAGATTCTGTATCCTGTGATCGACGCCTTGGGGCTTGATCGGAAGTGGGGCATGCCCAGTCGCGAGCAGGCTTATTTTCGGCTGGTTCGGATGATCAACATCCAGGAAATCCGCAACACCGAGCTGATCCATATCACGGTGTTCAGCACGGATAACAAGGAGGCGATGGAGATCGCCAACCGCATTGCCGAGGAGTACCAGAAGCGGCGTCTTTCCGAGGAGAACGAGTTCCTTGGCAAGTCTCTCGCCCAGTTGCAGCAGGAGGTGGAGAAGCAGCAGGCCATCGTAACAAAGCTTCAGGAAACGATGACCAGGATTCGTCAGGAGACTGGCATTCAGGATTTGAATCCCGACACGGCAGATGGCGGTACCCAGGCGGAAAATTCCATCCTCTTGCAGGTGGAGCAGCAGGTCAGCCAAGAAAGTCTGCGCGTCGCTGCCCTCCGTGCAAAATACGATCAGGTTTCCAAGATGACGGATGAGCAGATCATGCGGTCTCTCACCACCTTGGAGATCGAGGATCCAACGATTACGCAATTGTATCCCCAGTTTCAGGAGGCGGCTTCGGAAGAAGCGCGCATGCTGAATGCGGGGTTGGGGGCTAATCACCCCAACGTGAAGGCGCTTCGAGCGAAGAAGGAGGTCATGCAGCGGCAACTTGCCGAGCAGACCGCTATTTTGCGCAAGACTCTCGAAACAAATCTGGCGATTGCCGAGCAGGGCCTCAAGAGTCTTCAGGACAAGCTCGATAAAGTGCGTTCCGACTGGCAGACCTCCAAAACCAGTTCGATCGGGTACTACGAGGCAAAAAACAACTGGCTCCAAGCCAGAAAGGTGCTCGAGGCAGCCCAGACTCGTCTGGCGACGGAAAAGATGGAGCAAACCATCCCTCAAAGCCCGACAACGATCTGGGAATCTGCGGAGATCTCCCTCGTGCCAGCCAAGCCCAATGTCGTCCTGAACATGGTTCTGGGTGTCATCGTGGGCTTGGTGTTCGGCGTCGGTCTGGCCTTCTTCATCGAGTATCTCGACACCAGCGTGAAGACGATGGAGGACGTGGAGTCCTTCCTGAAGGTACCTGTGCTCGCGGTTATTCCCAAGGGGATCTCCCTGCTGGTCAATGAGGCCAAGGATAACGCAGATGCCGAGGCGTACCGAATCCTGCGCACGAATATCGAGTTTAACCGAAAGAATCCCGACGCAAATACCATCACGATGATCAGCGGTGGGGCGGGAGAGGGCAAGAGCACGACCATGTCGAACCTCGCCAGCATTTTTGCCTCGGGTGGCTACAGTACGCTGATTGTCGACGCGGACTTGCGGCGCCCGTCGCAGCATCGCATTTTTGGCGTCGAGAACGAGGTCGGCCTGACCGACTTTCTCACCACGGATGTGCATCTCGAGGAGGTGGTCAACCAGACCAAGATCGACAATCTCTTCCTCATGACGAGTGGCCGCCTGCCCGCAGACGCGGTAGGTATCTTGAACTCGCAGCGTATGGTGGACCTCATCGAAGAGGTGAAGCATCGCTTTGATATCGTGTTTTTCGATTCGCCGCCCATCCTCGGTGTGAGTGATGCCTCGGTGCTTTCCAGCGCGGTGGATCTCACAATCATCGTCGTGCAGCACCGTCGCTTCCCGCGAGCGATGCTTCAACGTGTCAAACAGGCGGTTCTCAACGTCGGAGGAAATATCCTCGGAGTGGTGCTCAACAACGTCGATGTGCGGCACGACCAGCACTACCAGTACTACACGAGCTACTATAACTACTACTACCAGAAGCCCCAGCAGCAGAAGGCCGACAAGAAACCGGCCAAGAAGGCTCCGGTTTCTGCCGTGCAGCAACTCAATGGAGAGAAGGACCAGGAGGATACGTACTGATGAAGGCTTGGATTCTTTTGGCGATCGCCTTCGTGGCGGTCCAGGTCGGCTTCGCTCAGGATGTGGCTCTCCGCGAAGGTGATCAGGTCGAAATTCGTCTCGGCGGGGTGCCAGCGGATGAGATATCCCAAGTCTCCGGGAGCTATCAGGTCGATGGAAAGGGTTACGTCAACATGCCCCATATCGGCTTGGTAAAGGCGGCAGGGTTGACGCAGAGCCAGTTGCAGGAATCCATCGAGGCGACGTACAAGAGCCAGCAGATTTACACGAATCCGACGATCACGGTGAATGTTCCGACGACGGCGCGCTTCGTGAATGTCGGCGGTGATGTGAAGGCTCCTCGCCGTGTGGAGTATACGCCGGATCTCACCGTGCTCGGTGCGATCAATGCCGCTGGTGGATTCACGGAGTACGCGGACCAGACCAAGGTGCGGCTTCTACGAGGCGGCCAGGTCACAATCATTAACGTGAAGGAAGTGCGGCGCGATCCGACGAAGGATCTGAAGCTCCGCCCGGGCGACACGATCGAGGTTCCTCAGAGCTTCTGGTGATAAAGTATCGGGGGCTGTCCTGATGAGGACTCCTTCCGGGCGAGAATAGCCTGTTTCTTGCTCCTGGAGCGCTATCGGGACAGTGGGAGTCCGTTCATTTCTGGCAGTCCTCGGGGTAAGCGGTGACTTTGCTCGTCATGTGCCAACGCAACCTCCTTGGCTTGTGGGTCCAGGTCGGCTTCTTGAAACCCATGACCTGCTCTGGTCTGATTGGGGCACCATAGAGGTGGCGCTTACATTGGCGGCATGAGTGGCCGAGAGGTGGGCTGGAGCGAGCATTGGCTATTGCCGCTTACTTGTTCCTCTCGGGCTCCATATGGAGCACCTCAAGCCCCACCTGGCCAAGAACGCTCGCAGAGACGTGCGGATGCTGCTCGGTTTGCGATTTTGCACCGTGCATTTTCGCGACCGCGTACTTTTGCAGGTCAGCTTCCCTTTTCCAGGCATGGCTTGTGCCATGACCGGGGAACTTTGGGAGGAAGCGTGACGAGTTTTACTTCAGAGCCTCAAGGATGGCCGGAATCTCGGAGAGAGATTCGATCGTGTAGTCGGGAATGGCGCTATCGGGTTCC of the Terrimicrobium sacchariphilum genome contains:
- the rfbF gene encoding glucose-1-phosphate cytidylyltransferase, encoding MKVVILCGGKGTRLREETEYRPKPMVPIGNRPILWHIMKTYAHYGYKEFILCLGYKGEMIKDYFRNYLWHTCDTTLCLGRESSIQFHNRHEEEDWKVTLCDTGENSMTAYRIRLIERYLGNDETFLLTYGDGVGNVDIPRLIETHHRAGKVCTLTAVHPPGRFGELGITSDSTVSGFNEKPQAEGGYINGGYMACSRRLFDYLPDDPSVMLEQAPMKKLTTDGQLHAYRHEGFWQPMDTFMEFTLLNNLWETAKAPWKVW
- a CDS encoding GbsR/MarR family transcriptional regulator — encoded protein: MSTPATPPAQSEAALEREFIFLFEELADLFGNPRSLGTIYGLLFWSPIPLSMEEIVARLGVSKGTASQGLRQLEHLGAIRRTKEERSRTHTYQARMELKPLIAGFLQSRVIPRLTAGNERLAQMEDMVAQLPEPRKSEAQVRLQRITQWHKRGASVLPFVQRLLQGT
- a CDS encoding UDP-galactopyranose/dTDP-fucopyranose mutase family protein, which produces MNQPRIEELSNNSPRSHRFLVIGAGFSGAVTARQLAEELPCTIDVIDTRDHIAGNCHTSRDETSGVMVHHYGPHIFNTNSRRVWDYVNRFGVMRPFINRVKAVTSDGVFPLPINLLTINLFFQKTFSPTEAREFVAKLGDPSISEPANFEEQALKMLGRELYEAFFYGYTKKQWGCEPRELPAAVLKRLPVRFNYDDNYYDKEYQGIPENGYSDIVQGILDHPAIKVHLQTRFDPSELASPKYDHYFYTGPIDAFFQYSEGRLGYRTIEFEKIDAEGDYQGAAVLNYPDPAIPWTRMHEHKHFTPWESHERTVVFREFSKETGPLDTPYYPKRLAADKRLLAKYRSLAEALTNVSFLGRLATYRYMDMETVIGEALDFSERFLLAARSGTTPPVFPNDEIS
- a CDS encoding O-antigen ligase family protein, whose protein sequence is MYLDSPLALPGQIMRRAHGLYQNPNHLAWFLNAIGLFAISLACLGRGRAWQKVIFAYAGIVCLVGGLLCLSRGGVIALIAGSICLVGLAITALVASGSGRRWAVSSLLIAAIVIPATIVIVFASQSVTFQARATQLLSDDYRSRLSLTSLRHLQVSPLFGTGAGTYIDYSRLYRDGSTERDDYQAHNDWLQISGEYGFVALFLFLFAVALHMRSGWIGYLSALRTRLALGSLPQSNSSAVLMGALSGATMFGVHSLFDFNLQVASNALLAAAVAGMLAGQPQSGGEGRQPTSSRIGRYLYGGALGAVSLGLILSLWSSRSEVWTLIAENGVIDGNLGSASLSAEKALSIGPKNAWTQFVAGGVASANAESLKGAGRQEEVALSRERFLEAARLAETERVFHTSLVYVALGSGDLDLAEKEAVDVIRRDPLRPVGWEQLGVIAQQKGDMPSALRYYGIASSLTGTSLDREKLKELQDRVRARALEAR
- a CDS encoding DUF5777 family beta-barrel protein, yielding MVSKNAAPRLAALAVLGYALGFVASPARAQVSFYSAPPPADFGGGLGNPTTIPTSLSEAEAPAPDENATGSAAPSGGSSDGKSSLGTGLFSKLPIDFTFAVREGFDDNLFTTKNNTDSSFYTNWAAGAYYTFGTPRLQLQTSLGGGITYYYTRPGDKVDFNGNYSLSAVYLATPRLTLSINSTTAYLSQPDTNIVGGTNRQDGDYMYSNTVLTGSYQWSQKFSTVTSYNFNVIYYMDSNLNQNQGRIEQTIGQSARWLLLPKTTVVAEYRANPVTYFDADLNVFNNFFLVGFDQVFNPRFTWSARGGMQVGFDQNPDDGDSVYVGPYGESTLTYQFGRSSSISWMMRYGTEASGLNNVTQRQTFRTGLSLAHAFTRRISMTLGVNYQANYYDQNNVISSYYENVFDVAVGASYQINRHWSLSTGYQFTADVAPQAEYREYTRNVVYIGANLAF
- a CDS encoding GumC family protein translates to MSLESPDSGEIKLHFLDYWRVIRVRLPLIILVLLLVVITAGVVTYFMPKQYASTVTMQIRQNDKVLQVFGQGGVQGLDPRFLATQFEIIQRKEILYPVIDALGLDRKWGMPSREQAYFRLVRMINIQEIRNTELIHITVFSTDNKEAMEIANRIAEEYQKRRLSEENEFLGKSLAQLQQEVEKQQAIVTKLQETMTRIRQETGIQDLNPDTADGGTQAENSILLQVEQQVSQESLRVAALRAKYDQVSKMTDEQIMRSLTTLEIEDPTITQLYPQFQEAASEEARMLNAGLGANHPNVKALRAKKEVMQRQLAEQTAILRKTLETNLAIAEQGLKSLQDKLDKVRSDWQTSKTSSIGYYEAKNNWLQARKVLEAAQTRLATEKMEQTIPQSPTTIWESAEISLVPAKPNVVLNMVLGVIVGLVFGVGLAFFIEYLDTSVKTMEDVESFLKVPVLAVIPKGISLLVNEAKDNADAEAYRILRTNIEFNRKNPDANTITMISGGAGEGKSTTMSNLASIFASGGYSTLIVDADLRRPSQHRIFGVENEVGLTDFLTTDVHLEEVVNQTKIDNLFLMTSGRLPADAVGILNSQRMVDLIEEVKHRFDIVFFDSPPILGVSDASVLSSAVDLTIIVVQHRRFPRAMLQRVKQAVLNVGGNILGVVLNNVDVRHDQHYQYYTSYYNYYYQKPQQQKADKKPAKKAPVSAVQQLNGEKDQEDTY
- a CDS encoding polysaccharide biosynthesis/export family protein; amino-acid sequence: MKAWILLAIAFVAVQVGFAQDVALREGDQVEIRLGGVPADEISQVSGSYQVDGKGYVNMPHIGLVKAAGLTQSQLQESIEATYKSQQIYTNPTITVNVPTTARFVNVGGDVKAPRRVEYTPDLTVLGAINAAGGFTEYADQTKVRLLRGGQVTIINVKEVRRDPTKDLKLRPGDTIEVPQSFW